DNA sequence from the Paraburkholderia azotifigens genome:
ATCAACATCGGTGAAGAAGACGCGCTGATGTGCGTGATGCTCGGTTCGTCGAAGCCGATTACGCCGACGTATCCGCCCGATTCGCCGCTCGCGAAGATCAAGCGCGATCTCGCGAAGTAATACTCAACGCCGCCTTTGCAAAGCCGGCACGCACGAACTCACTCACGAACTCACTCACGAAGTCACGCACATGTCCGCTTCACTGTCCGTCACCGAAGATCGCAACGTCACGCTGGAGATGCGCCTGTCGCAATTCCCGGCGAAGCGGATCGCGATTGCGCCGCAACGCGTGATCGGTTTTCGCGAAGCGGGTCAGGCGCACGCTGACGAAGCGTTGCCTTTGGTTCTGCTGCACGGCATCGGATCGGGCGCGGCTTCGTGGGTGCAACAACTTGAAGCGCTCGGCACGACGCGGCGCGTCTTTGCATGGGACGCGCCTGGCTATGGCGAATCGACCTGCGTCGCCTCGCCGTCGCCGCAAGCCAGTGAGTACGCGAATGCGCTGCACGAGTGGCTCGACGTGCTTGGCATCGAACGTTGTGTGCTGGTCGGGCATTCGCTCGGCGCGATCGTCGCCGGTTCGTTTGCGGCATCGCATGCGCAACGCGTTGCGGGTCTTTTGTTGTTGTCGCCTGCTGCTGGCTACGGCGCAGCGCCTGAAGAAGTGCGCGCGTCGAAACGCGACAGCCGCCTGGCCATGCTGGCCGAACTCGGCCCTCGAGGACTCGCCGATCAACGCAGCGCGAACATGTTGTCGCCGCATGCCGATGCCGCATCGCGCGACTGGGTGCGCTGGAACATGTCGCGCATCGTGCCGCACGGTTACGCGCAAGCGACGCATCTGCTCGCCAACGCGGATCTCGCAAGCGACGTCGCGAAGTTCGAACGCCGGATTGCTGTCGCGGTCGGCGCGGAAGACACGATCACGCCGCCTTCGTCGTGTGAACGCATTGCGCTGGCGGCGCGCACGCGCTTGCAGATCATCCCGCGCGCGGGTCACGCGGGTTACATCGAGGCGAGCACCGAATACACCGCGCTCATCGACGCCTTCTGCCGCACGAGCGACGGCCAATGGAGTAAAGCATGACCCCCGAAATGACGGGCACTGCACCTGAAGCAGAAGAGGACCGCAACGACGTGAGTTATCGCGTACCCGGCCTCGAACGCGGCCTGCGCATTCTGACGGAATTTTCGCCGCGCGAGCCGGTGCTCGGTGCGCCCGAACTGTCGAAGCGCCTCGGCATTCCGCGCACGACGGTGTTCCGTCTGCTGCAGACGCTCGAATCGCTCGGCTTTCTGGAGCGCGCGGATCGCGACCGCAACTATCGTCTGGGCGTCGCCGTGCTGCGGCTCGGCTTCGAATATCTGAGCTCGCTCGAACTCACCGATCTCGGCCTGCCGCTGATCGAAGCACTGCGCGACGCGACGGGTTTGACGACGCATATCGTGATCCGCGACGGGCGCGACGTCGTGTTCGTCGCGAAGGCGCAAAGCCATGCACCTGTGTTCAGTTCGGTGAAGGTGAATGTCGGCACGCGTTTGCCGGCGCATGCGACGACGCACGGCCATGTGCTGATGGGCGATCTGTCGCTCGACGAACTGCGCGCGCTGTATCCGGAGACGACGCTGGAGCGCTT
Encoded proteins:
- a CDS encoding alpha/beta fold hydrolase; this translates as MSASLSVTEDRNVTLEMRLSQFPAKRIAIAPQRVIGFREAGQAHADEALPLVLLHGIGSGAASWVQQLEALGTTRRVFAWDAPGYGESTCVASPSPQASEYANALHEWLDVLGIERCVLVGHSLGAIVAGSFAASHAQRVAGLLLLSPAAGYGAAPEEVRASKRDSRLAMLAELGPRGLADQRSANMLSPHADAASRDWVRWNMSRIVPHGYAQATHLLANADLASDVAKFERRIAVAVGAEDTITPPSSCERIALAARTRLQIIPRAGHAGYIEASTEYTALIDAFCRTSDGQWSKA
- a CDS encoding IclR family transcriptional regulator — its product is MTPEMTGTAPEAEEDRNDVSYRVPGLERGLRILTEFSPREPVLGAPELSKRLGIPRTTVFRLLQTLESLGFLERADRDRNYRLGVAVLRLGFEYLSSLELTDLGLPLIEALRDATGLTTHIVIRDGRDVVFVAKAQSHAPVFSSVKVNVGTRLPAHATTHGHVLMGDLSLDELRALYPETTLERFTKHTPATVDELYERVKDDAVRGFAISESSFENGISVISAPVRNDTGRIAAVITTTIPRGHIDASLLDGGLVDKVCGAAEQLSLRLNYRPSAESRYMKALGL